The Solibacillus sp. FSL R7-0682 genome includes a window with the following:
- a CDS encoding terminase small subunit, which yields MIERKLTIKQQAFADYYIQTGNATEAAIKAGYSERSARQIAEQNLTKHDISNYIKEKMEEIASERIADATEVMEYLTKVMRREINEFVPMTVSKEESKWVDGKKQTTKEESVEIVEIPARLSDANKAAELLGKRYAMWTDKQEINANITPVFVDDISGDNNGG from the coding sequence TTGATTGAACGAAAATTAACAATTAAACAGCAGGCTTTTGCAGACTATTATATCCAGACAGGGAATGCTACTGAAGCCGCAATTAAAGCAGGATATAGTGAAAGGTCGGCAAGACAAATAGCTGAACAGAACTTGACAAAACATGACATTTCAAATTATATCAAAGAAAAAATGGAGGAAATCGCTTCTGAGCGGATTGCAGATGCTACGGAAGTGATGGAATACTTAACAAAAGTAATGCGCCGTGAAATTAATGAATTTGTTCCAATGACCGTATCTAAAGAGGAATCTAAGTGGGTTGATGGCAAAAAGCAAACAACTAAAGAGGAGAGCGTTGAGATTGTAGAAATACCAGCGCGCTTGTCAGATGCCAATAAAGCCGCTGAACTACTAGGCAAGCGCTACGCAATGTGGACAGACAAGCAAGAAATCAACGCCAACATTACGCCAGTATTCGTTGACGACATTAGCGGTGATAACAATGGCGGTTAA
- a CDS encoding VOC family protein, whose product MNSISSPITCKVNNVFIHVSNLRKSAEWYSALLGIPFDKNVVESPVYNIPISGETGLTLDDHTFQPSFKLAPSNHVLFNFYVKDIDEAYIYIKNKGITVVKEIERIGDFAYFNFQDLDGNVLMICNC is encoded by the coding sequence GTGAATTCAATTTCTTCTCCAATTACCTGTAAAGTAAATAATGTTTTCATCCATGTTAGCAACCTCAGAAAATCAGCTGAATGGTATAGTGCCTTGCTTGGTATCCCATTTGATAAAAATGTTGTTGAATCTCCCGTTTATAATATCCCTATCTCAGGTGAGACTGGATTAACATTAGACGACCACACTTTCCAACCCAGCTTTAAATTAGCTCCTTCAAATCATGTATTATTTAATTTTTACGTCAAAGATATAGATGAAGCATATATTTATATCAAAAATAAAGGTATAACAGTGGTTAAAGAAATAGAACGAATTGGTGATTTTGCCTACTTTAACTTTCAGGATTTAGACGGAAATGTATTAATGATCTGCAATTGTTAA
- a CDS encoding Holliday junction resolvase RecU, producing MQLERIIDMANNKYRNAGVADIRKVPSPVNILKLTGNRIVGHTEKPTWVDYSGVYDGRAIIFDAKQTSKTAFPLDNISLHQYDLLKSWSEKGAVTFLLVRFSKYDKYYHLPFRTLKWAWERAITGGRNSIAFAEFETMAAEVKSKDGYTLHYLEAV from the coding sequence ATGCAACTAGAGCGAATAATTGATATGGCAAACAATAAATACCGTAATGCTGGGGTGGCAGATATCCGTAAGGTGCCTTCTCCAGTAAATATTTTAAAACTGACAGGTAACCGAATTGTGGGTCATACGGAAAAGCCGACATGGGTGGATTACAGTGGTGTTTATGATGGTAGAGCAATTATCTTTGATGCTAAACAAACGAGTAAAACGGCATTTCCTTTAGACAATATTTCTCTCCATCAGTACGACTTACTCAAATCATGGTCAGAAAAAGGCGCAGTAACGTTTTTACTAGTTCGTTTTAGTAAATATGACAAATACTACCATCTTCCATTTCGCACGCTTAAATGGGCTTGGGAGAGGGCAATAACAGGTGGACGTAATTCAATTGCATTTGCTGAATTCGAAACAATGGCAGCAGAAGTGAAAAGTAAGGATGGGTACACGTTGCATTATTTGGAGGCGGTTTGA
- a CDS encoding YopX family protein, producing the protein MRDIKFRAWSEYSNKLVVWEHMKVDDTLGSVLNGEDKKIHVMQYTGLKDKNGREIYEGDLYQYTVSHDMYDPNSGHITFETKHVKAVTFENGAFYHGIELLSDVLEYDDSLVCVGNIYENPELLEAQ; encoded by the coding sequence ATGCGGGATATTAAGTTTCGTGCTTGGAGTGAGTATTCAAATAAGCTTGTGGTTTGGGAACATATGAAAGTCGATGATACATTAGGCAGCGTGTTAAATGGTGAAGATAAAAAAATCCATGTTATGCAATACACAGGATTAAAGGATAAAAACGGTCGTGAGATTTATGAGGGGGATTTATATCAATATACAGTAAGTCATGATATGTACGACCCGAACTCAGGACATATAACATTCGAAACAAAACACGTAAAGGCTGTAACTTTTGAAAATGGCGCTTTTTATCATGGCATCGAATTGTTGTCAGATGTACTTGAATACGACGATTCATTAGTTTGTGTTGGCAACATTTACGAAAATCCCGAACTATTGGAGGCGCAATAA
- a CDS encoding minor capsid protein, with amino-acid sequence MKQRSNSYWDKRSMERMAEYHRSADSTIKTVNKAYDKAQQDIATEIDKIFETFSVNGQLTPQQAKKILNQRIPNPLLGIAKKIYPKIKDKRIKRWLLTRMNAPAYRARITRLEALKENAYLQSKIIADAEIQASTSGYMKTIRDAYYRTMYDVHRGLGVGFEFAAMPSSNIESILKNPWSGKHFSQRVWDNTDTLASQISEVITAGFMSGTGTRKMIQDLAERMHVGKFAASRLIRTETTYMANAAEMESYKEAEVEEYMFLATLDLRTSEICQEQDKKVYKVKSAKPGVNMPPMHVFCRSTTRAYFGPQTLKNIQRRARNPVTGKNELVPASMKYEQWYEKYAKVG; translated from the coding sequence ATGAAACAGAGGAGTAACAGCTATTGGGATAAGCGATCAATGGAGCGCATGGCTGAATACCATCGTTCAGCTGATTCAACCATTAAGACTGTCAATAAGGCTTATGACAAGGCGCAGCAGGATATTGCAACTGAAATTGATAAGATATTCGAAACGTTTAGCGTAAATGGTCAGCTTACACCACAGCAAGCGAAGAAAATTCTTAATCAACGTATTCCGAATCCTTTATTGGGGATTGCAAAGAAAATCTATCCAAAGATTAAGGATAAGCGAATAAAGCGATGGCTCCTTACTCGAATGAATGCACCAGCATACAGAGCCCGAATTACTCGTTTAGAAGCATTGAAAGAAAATGCTTATTTACAGTCCAAAATCATAGCTGATGCAGAAATACAGGCAAGTACGTCAGGCTATATGAAAACCATAAGGGATGCCTACTATCGAACGATGTATGATGTTCATCGCGGTTTAGGGGTAGGATTTGAGTTTGCTGCTATGCCGTCCAGTAATATTGAATCAATCTTGAAAAATCCATGGAGTGGCAAGCATTTTAGTCAGCGAGTTTGGGACAATACGGATACGCTGGCATCACAAATTAGCGAAGTGATTACAGCAGGCTTTATGTCAGGAACCGGCACACGTAAAATGATTCAAGATTTAGCGGAACGGATGCATGTAGGGAAGTTTGCTGCTAGTCGTCTAATACGCACCGAAACAACCTACATGGCTAATGCTGCAGAAATGGAAAGCTACAAAGAGGCAGAAGTAGAAGAGTATATGTTCTTGGCTACGCTTGATTTAAGAACGTCTGAAATATGCCAAGAGCAAGATAAGAAAGTATACAAAGTCAAGAGCGCAAAGCCAGGAGTCAACATGCCGCCGATGCATGTTTTTTGTCGTTCTACAACTCGCGCTTACTTTGGTCCGCAGACGCTAAAAAATATTCAGCGTAGAGCGCGCAATCCTGTAACAGGCAAAAATGAGTTAGTTCCGGCGAGTATGAAGTATGAGCAGTGGTATGAAAAATATGCGAAAGTAGGGTGA
- a CDS encoding molecular chaperone, with protein sequence MKLEFLKVDHIVETDKNKVIYIPAGGIQFGFKNKIISLKNPLQIEMTHGGSFLNVVRYIDFVVYDDQSIYTTGEIKREGLFGIVAHEEVQLAIHKALNKTCKVVPFFKPLDVKEMFCREFENAYEQLLGV encoded by the coding sequence GTGAAGCTAGAGTTCTTAAAAGTTGACCATATTGTAGAGACCGATAAAAACAAAGTCATTTACATTCCAGCTGGGGGCATCCAGTTTGGATTTAAAAATAAGATTATTTCTTTAAAGAATCCGTTACAAATTGAAATGACACATGGGGGCAGCTTCCTCAATGTTGTTCGCTACATCGATTTCGTAGTTTACGATGACCAATCAATCTATACAACAGGTGAGATTAAGCGAGAGGGCTTATTTGGCATCGTAGCTCATGAAGAGGTACAACTAGCAATTCATAAAGCATTGAATAAAACTTGCAAGGTTGTTCCGTTTTTCAAGCCGTTGGATGTTAAAGAGATGTTTTGCCGTGAATTTGAAAATGCTTATGAGCAGTTGTTGGGGGTGTAG
- a CDS encoding phage portal protein, translated as MAIIRDKSLIENGIPVELIASCIKEHQEGIIRLNKLDEYYQGKHAILERPSDEDKGLPNNKLVANHAKYITDIATGYVFGKPIKYEGEQIEAITEAYKAIDIVSHDSELSKDLSVFGRGLELYFMSSDEEPIPKVSVIDPRQIFLVVDDTVEYKSMFGVHYYEKRDIDNKVIGFKVFVYSETSVVEYFIKKIDSKDFTLIDDIPHYWGAVPITEFLNNEEEQGDFEQQISLIDAYNLLQSDRVNDKEQLVDALLKVVGVSFGDDEEEASKTAAMIKKHRILELPEVGADADWLVKQLNEAQVEILKDSIQSDIHEFSMVPNLTDENFASNSSGVAMKYKLFGLEQLAVIKERYFIQGLRKRLKLFANILTVKAKAVDIAGALITMTRNLPENEATLQELSALGIEVSNETLLSQVPFVEDVAEEMKKVQLQQGERLKQQQSAFGFPMDPPEEVTDDETEE; from the coding sequence ATGGCGATTATTCGAGACAAAAGTTTGATTGAAAACGGTATTCCAGTGGAACTAATAGCTAGCTGCATCAAGGAACACCAGGAAGGCATTATCCGGTTGAACAAATTGGACGAATACTATCAAGGCAAGCATGCTATTTTGGAACGTCCATCCGATGAAGATAAGGGGCTGCCTAATAATAAGTTAGTAGCTAACCATGCTAAGTACATTACTGACATTGCTACTGGATATGTGTTTGGTAAGCCCATCAAGTACGAGGGCGAACAGATTGAAGCCATTACAGAAGCATATAAAGCTATTGATATCGTGTCTCATGATTCCGAGCTGTCGAAAGATTTATCTGTATTTGGTCGTGGATTAGAGCTTTATTTCATGAGTAGTGATGAGGAACCAATTCCGAAAGTGTCCGTTATTGATCCTCGGCAGATATTCTTAGTTGTCGACGATACGGTTGAATATAAATCGATGTTCGGAGTTCACTATTACGAAAAGCGCGATATCGATAATAAAGTGATTGGCTTCAAAGTCTTTGTCTATTCAGAAACAAGTGTAGTCGAATACTTTATCAAAAAGATAGATTCAAAAGACTTCACGCTAATTGACGATATTCCTCACTATTGGGGCGCAGTTCCAATTACGGAGTTTCTGAACAACGAAGAAGAACAGGGCGACTTTGAGCAGCAAATCAGTTTGATTGATGCTTATAATTTGCTCCAATCAGATCGTGTTAATGACAAAGAGCAGCTGGTAGATGCACTGTTAAAAGTGGTAGGCGTCTCATTCGGTGACGATGAAGAAGAGGCTTCTAAGACTGCTGCTATGATTAAAAAACATAGAATTTTAGAATTGCCTGAAGTTGGAGCAGACGCCGATTGGCTAGTTAAACAACTTAATGAAGCACAGGTGGAAATATTAAAGGATTCTATTCAATCGGATATCCACGAGTTTTCTATGGTGCCAAATTTAACAGATGAAAACTTTGCCTCTAATAGTTCTGGCGTGGCCATGAAATATAAGTTATTCGGGTTGGAGCAGTTAGCCGTTATTAAGGAGCGCTATTTTATTCAAGGTTTGCGAAAACGATTGAAGCTGTTTGCTAATATCCTTACTGTAAAAGCGAAAGCTGTTGATATAGCAGGAGCACTCATTACGATGACACGCAATCTACCGGAAAATGAAGCCACATTACAAGAGTTATCGGCACTTGGAATTGAAGTCAGTAATGAAACATTGCTATCACAAGTCCCGTTCGTTGAGGACGTAGCGGAAGAAATGAAAAAGGTGCAGCTCCAGCAAGGTGAACGTTTGAAGCAACAACAATCCGCATTTGGTTTCCCAATGGATCCGCCCGAGGAAGTGACGGACGATGAAACAGAGGAGTAA
- a CDS encoding RecT family recombinase, whose protein sequence is MSNGVTNQQQVHVIPKEKQNAFVTTAAKKIAEMQQLGQINLPSNYSVENALQAAFFTLTAVDFKNKTPIIEQVTPDSVAFALQDMAIQGLSVAKKQGYFINYGGKLQFQRSYHGTQAVIKRLIGIKDIWANVIWKGEEFEVEYNERGQLAFKLHKANWKAATGKKEDIEGAYCIVEHEVGRQFLTVMTMDEILTSWSQSSNKSVQDKYPQEMAKRTVINRASKAFLFTSDDSEILLDAINRTTENEFEPQVKDMGDVQEVQEEIAQNANTEELDITQVKEPLTHKQEPEIIAEYEQQELLNEDGPSF, encoded by the coding sequence ATGTCAAACGGTGTAACTAATCAGCAGCAAGTTCACGTAATACCAAAGGAAAAGCAAAACGCTTTCGTTACGACAGCAGCCAAAAAAATTGCAGAAATGCAGCAGTTAGGACAAATCAATTTACCGAGTAATTATTCAGTGGAAAATGCGCTACAAGCAGCATTCTTTACTTTAACAGCAGTCGATTTTAAAAATAAAACGCCAATAATTGAGCAAGTAACACCCGATTCGGTAGCTTTTGCACTACAAGATATGGCAATTCAAGGTTTATCAGTCGCTAAAAAACAAGGTTACTTCATTAATTACGGCGGTAAGCTTCAATTCCAACGCTCTTACCATGGAACACAGGCAGTAATTAAGCGCCTAATCGGTATTAAAGATATTTGGGCCAATGTTATTTGGAAAGGTGAAGAGTTCGAAGTCGAATACAACGAACGAGGTCAACTAGCTTTTAAATTACACAAGGCTAATTGGAAGGCTGCTACAGGTAAGAAAGAAGATATCGAAGGTGCTTATTGTATCGTAGAGCACGAGGTTGGTCGCCAATTTTTAACGGTAATGACGATGGATGAAATTTTAACATCATGGTCCCAATCAAGTAACAAATCAGTTCAAGATAAGTACCCACAGGAAATGGCGAAACGTACGGTGATTAACAGGGCTTCCAAAGCATTCTTATTCACTTCTGATGACAGTGAAATATTACTTGACGCAATCAATCGTACGACGGAAAACGAATTTGAGCCTCAAGTTAAAGATATGGGGGATGTGCAAGAGGTCCAGGAAGAAATTGCTCAAAATGCAAATACGGAAGAACTAGATATTACACAAGTAAAAGAGCCACTAACACATAAACAAGAGCCAGAAATTATTGCGGAATATGAACAACAAGAACTTTTAAATGAAGATGGACCAAGTTTTTAA
- a CDS encoding MBL fold metallo-hydrolase produces MIEIRTIATGSKGNCYRVSDGSTALLLEAGISFTAIHKGLEFKTSEIEGVLVTHEHQDHCKGVEGCLKRGMTIYMSQGTKDGVGLDNAQIRIIRSKEQFRIGTWTILPFDVQHDVNEPLGFLLQSDNGDKLLFATDTYYIKYKFTGLTHLMIECNYDQQTLDENVASGHIHPAMKKRVMRSHFGLENLVEFFKANDLTKVEEIHLLHLSDNNSNVERIFKTVARATGKLIYIP; encoded by the coding sequence ATGATTGAAATTCGTACAATTGCAACCGGATCAAAAGGCAACTGCTATCGGGTGTCCGATGGCAGTACAGCCTTACTACTGGAGGCAGGTATTAGCTTCACAGCAATTCATAAAGGGCTCGAATTTAAGACTTCTGAAATAGAAGGTGTTCTCGTAACGCATGAGCACCAAGACCACTGCAAAGGCGTCGAAGGTTGTCTAAAACGTGGCATGACAATTTATATGTCACAGGGTACGAAAGACGGTGTGGGCTTAGATAACGCACAAATTCGCATCATTAGAAGTAAAGAGCAATTCCGCATTGGAACATGGACCATATTACCTTTTGATGTGCAGCATGACGTAAACGAACCATTAGGATTTTTACTTCAATCAGATAACGGTGACAAGCTTCTCTTTGCTACAGATACGTATTACATCAAATACAAATTCACAGGACTTACACACTTGATGATTGAGTGTAATTACGATCAACAGACACTTGATGAAAATGTAGCATCAGGTCACATTCATCCAGCAATGAAAAAGCGTGTCATGCGTTCCCATTTTGGATTAGAAAACCTTGTTGAATTCTTTAAAGCAAATGATTTAACAAAGGTGGAGGAAATTCACTTACTCCATTTATCAGATAACAACAGTAATGTAGAACGGATTTTTAAAACAGTCGCAAGGGCAACGGGCAAATTAATTTACATTCCATAA
- a CDS encoding PBSX family phage terminase large subunit, which yields MAVKKLSELIPKAFHPLWNAALAEEILHIVCKGGRGSGKSSDIAHVFVQLLMRYPANAVGIRKVDNTIETSIFEQIKWAIHEQGVAHLFKINKSPMRVTYIPRGNYMIFRGAQDPARIKSLKSAEFPFAFAWVEEMAEFKNEDEITTITNSLLRGELDNGLFYKFFYSYNPPKRKQSWVNKKYESSFQPENTFVHHSTYLDNPFISKQFIEEAEAAKLRNELRYRWEYLGEAIGSGVVPFDNLQIKKGCITDEMVSSFDNIRNAVDFGYATDPLAFVRWHYDKKKNGIYAIDEVYGVKISNRELAKKLEQKGYQSDRIAADSAEPKSIAELKNELGIKKMYGVKKGPDSVEYGEEWLDDLDFICIDPLRTPNIAREFENIDYQTDKDGNPLPRLEDKDNHTIDATRYAFEGDMKKSNKITIGNKSKLGLR from the coding sequence ATGGCGGTTAAAAAGCTCTCCGAACTCATACCAAAAGCCTTTCATCCATTATGGAATGCGGCACTGGCAGAGGAAATACTTCATATCGTTTGTAAGGGCGGTCGTGGTAGCGGGAAGTCATCGGACATTGCGCATGTATTTGTCCAGTTACTTATGCGCTACCCAGCAAATGCAGTCGGTATTCGTAAAGTTGATAACACTATCGAAACATCGATATTCGAGCAGATTAAATGGGCCATCCATGAGCAAGGTGTGGCACATCTGTTTAAAATAAATAAAAGCCCAATGCGTGTGACTTACATTCCACGTGGCAATTATATGATTTTTAGAGGTGCACAAGATCCAGCGAGAATCAAATCTTTAAAAAGTGCCGAGTTCCCATTTGCTTTTGCTTGGGTAGAAGAGATGGCCGAGTTTAAAAATGAAGATGAAATTACTACTATTACCAACTCACTATTACGTGGTGAACTTGATAATGGTCTTTTTTATAAATTTTTTTACTCATACAATCCACCAAAACGTAAGCAATCTTGGGTGAATAAGAAATATGAAAGCTCATTTCAACCTGAAAATACATTTGTTCATCATTCAACTTACTTAGATAACCCATTCATTTCAAAACAGTTTATTGAAGAAGCAGAAGCAGCTAAACTACGAAATGAATTGCGTTACCGTTGGGAATACCTCGGCGAGGCAATCGGTTCTGGTGTCGTGCCATTTGATAATTTACAAATCAAAAAAGGTTGTATAACTGATGAAATGGTTTCTTCATTCGATAACATTCGAAATGCCGTCGACTTCGGTTATGCGACGGATCCATTGGCTTTTGTACGATGGCATTACGACAAGAAGAAAAACGGTATATATGCTATCGATGAAGTATACGGCGTGAAAATCAGTAACCGTGAACTTGCCAAAAAACTAGAGCAAAAGGGTTATCAGTCTGACCGCATAGCAGCAGATAGTGCCGAACCTAAATCGATTGCTGAATTAAAGAATGAGCTCGGTATTAAGAAAATGTATGGTGTTAAAAAAGGTCCTGATAGCGTTGAATATGGTGAGGAATGGCTTGATGATTTAGATTTTATTTGTATTGACCCATTGCGTACACCAAATATCGCTCGAGAATTTGAGAATATCGATTACCAGACGGACAAAGACGGAAATCCTTTGCCACGTTTAGAGGATAAGGATAATCATACAATTGATGCCACTCGATATGCGTTTGAGGGCGACATGAAGAAGAGTAATAAAATCACGATTGGCAACAAATCAAAATTAGGATTGAGGTGA
- a CDS encoding phage replisome organizer N-terminal domain-containing protein, with protein MAEITWIKLKTDMFDDEKIKLIERMPEGDGILVVWVKLLAYAGKVNCSGYIMIAEDIPMNIEEMAIIFNRPLEKVRYAIQILQRYKMIEVDENERICISNWEKHQNIDGMEKVRLQTAERNRKYRERKKQQSLQAPNDTSQEISSDVSVTSRDGTDIDKELDKELDKELEIDLDKEKEILQQEEAVLASLPKEVVAVVNPFNFYAQNGFGLTMNDITRQKILAWCDDLSDELVVHAMQIAIERNCVSWSYAEGILKKWHSKGVKTLQDVNALVAQFEAQQSRKNRSHGNHRTENVPEWFDKRQQEKQQKPPVNNEPIDFEAERDKVLAKLGGASNA; from the coding sequence ATGGCTGAAATTACTTGGATTAAGCTGAAAACAGACATGTTTGATGATGAAAAAATAAAGCTAATCGAACGTATGCCAGAGGGCGATGGCATCTTGGTTGTTTGGGTGAAGCTGCTTGCTTATGCTGGCAAAGTCAATTGTAGTGGCTACATTATGATCGCTGAGGATATACCAATGAACATTGAGGAAATGGCTATTATTTTTAACAGACCACTTGAAAAGGTGCGTTATGCAATACAAATTTTACAGCGCTACAAAATGATTGAAGTTGATGAAAATGAGCGTATTTGCATCTCGAACTGGGAGAAACACCAAAACATTGACGGTATGGAAAAGGTTCGTTTACAAACAGCAGAACGTAATCGTAAATATCGCGAACGTAAAAAGCAACAGTCTTTGCAAGCACCGAATGATACGTCACAAGAAATATCTAGTGACGTTAGCGTGACGTCACGTGACGGAACAGATATAGATAAAGAATTAGATAAAGAATTAGATAAAGAATTAGAAATAGATCTAGATAAAGAAAAAGAAATACTACAACAAGAAGAAGCGGTATTAGCTTCGCTTCCAAAAGAAGTAGTAGCAGTAGTAAATCCATTCAATTTTTATGCTCAAAATGGTTTTGGATTAACCATGAATGATATTACAAGACAAAAGATTCTTGCCTGGTGTGATGATCTTTCTGACGAACTAGTTGTACATGCCATGCAAATCGCTATAGAACGAAATTGCGTTAGTTGGTCTTATGCTGAGGGCATCTTAAAGAAATGGCACAGTAAAGGCGTAAAGACCTTACAAGACGTAAATGCCTTAGTTGCTCAATTTGAAGCTCAGCAATCCCGAAAGAATCGCTCACATGGTAATCACCGCACTGAAAACGTACCTGAGTGGTTTGATAAGCGCCAGCAAGAAAAGCAGCAAAAGCCACCAGTAAATAACGAGCCAATCGACTTTGAAGCTGAACGAGATAAAGTATTGGCTAAGTTGGGAGGGGCTTCGAATGCATAA
- the dcm gene encoding DNA (cytosine-5-)-methyltransferase produces the protein MIQKNLKFLDLFAGIGGFRLGMEAAGHNCVGYVEWDKFARKSYEAIHNTKGEWTAHDITTVSDDDFRLFRGTVDVICGGFPCQAFSIAGKRGGFSDTRGTLFFEIARATEQIKPRILFLENVKGLLNHDEGRTFGTILNTLDELGYNAEWQVLNSKDFGVPQNRERVFIIGHLRGSSGREVFPIGGTNEKIGSEIIRLAHSANYRRVYQTFDVNGSCEALDTMQGGGRQPCVKVVGNVHPSGRGMNGQVYKSDGLAPTITTNNGEGKKIAIPILTPDRIEKRQNGRRFKEDGEPMFTLTVQDRHGVMIKEATKQGFDVAIEGDSINLAVPGSKTRRGRVGKGMANTLDTGCQQGVVVWDMYNKKQRTDGNVGTLTANGNTSTTHSGTFGIDDGVDIRKLTPRECWRLQGFTDWAFDRAAAVNSDSQLYKQAGNSVTVNVIAAVAKYFH, from the coding sequence ATGATTCAAAAGAATTTAAAATTTCTAGACCTATTCGCAGGCATCGGTGGCTTCCGTTTAGGAATGGAAGCAGCAGGTCACAATTGCGTTGGATATGTTGAATGGGATAAATTTGCTCGGAAATCATACGAAGCAATCCATAATACAAAAGGAGAGTGGACAGCTCATGACATTACAACTGTATCAGACGACGATTTTCGATTATTTAGAGGAACAGTCGATGTTATTTGCGGAGGGTTCCCATGTCAGGCATTTAGTATCGCAGGAAAAAGAGGAGGATTTTCAGACACTCGTGGAACGTTATTCTTCGAGATTGCCAGAGCGACTGAACAAATCAAACCACGCATTTTATTCCTTGAAAACGTCAAAGGCTTACTCAATCACGACGAGGGAAGGACTTTCGGAACTATCCTCAATACGTTGGATGAATTGGGGTACAATGCAGAATGGCAAGTGCTTAACAGCAAAGATTTCGGAGTCCCGCAAAACAGGGAAAGGGTGTTCATTATCGGACATCTTAGAGGATCAAGTGGACGAGAAGTTTTTCCTATCGGAGGAACAAATGAAAAAATTGGTTCTGAAATAATTCGATTAGCACACAGCGCTAACTATAGAAGGGTATATCAAACTTTTGATGTTAATGGGTCATGCGAAGCCTTAGACACGATGCAAGGTGGTGGCAGACAACCATGTGTAAAAGTTGTAGGAAATGTTCATCCGAGCGGGAGAGGTATGAACGGACAAGTATATAAAAGCGATGGATTAGCACCTACAATAACAACAAATAATGGCGAGGGAAAAAAAATAGCTATTCCAATTCTTACACCAGACAGAATTGAAAAACGTCAAAATGGTCGTAGATTCAAAGAAGATGGCGAACCGATGTTTACGTTAACTGTACAGGATAGACACGGTGTAATGATTAAGGAAGCCACAAAGCAAGGTTTTGATGTAGCTATAGAAGGTGATTCTATTAATCTAGCTGTACCAGGGAGTAAAACACGTAGAGGTCGAGTTGGTAAAGGTATGGCTAATACGCTTGATACAGGATGTCAGCAGGGTGTAGTCGTTTGGGATATGTATAACAAAAAACAACGTACTGACGGCAACGTAGGAACACTTACAGCTAACGGAAATACAAGCACTACACATAGTGGAACATTCGGTATTGATGATGGTGTAGACATTCGAAAACTAACACCTCGCGAATGTTGGAGACTACAAGGCTTTACAGATTGGGCATTTGATAGAGCAGCAGCCGTTAACTCAGATAGTCAATTATATAAGCAAGCCGGCAATAGTGTTACGGTCAATGTAATAGCAGCCGTTGCGAAGTATTTTCACTAG
- a CDS encoding sigma factor-like helix-turn-helix DNA-binding protein produces MYFEDLLEEYKQLLKQMKSEGVTSGSMYQEVKQAIEWMETGYDPAEYRAATRVDSYPMDPYHMQTYMSYVNDDEMMMPEFLVQVREKIKSDYADIDVDAPEWQSYIAFMMRDVNAAVKKANERKEKISSALKGLTVDERAVYVAIEAELLPFSKVAKMLEVSKSTIQSYYSRAKRKIHANITHGTQESLFDDIA; encoded by the coding sequence ATGTATTTCGAAGATTTATTAGAAGAGTACAAGCAGTTGTTGAAGCAAATGAAGTCAGAGGGTGTAACAAGCGGTAGTATGTACCAAGAGGTGAAGCAGGCTATCGAATGGATGGAAACTGGGTATGATCCAGCGGAGTATCGGGCAGCTACTCGAGTGGACTCGTACCCAATGGATCCGTACCATATGCAGACGTATATGTCTTATGTAAATGATGATGAAATGATGATGCCTGAGTTTTTGGTTCAAGTAAGGGAAAAAATAAAGTCAGATTACGCTGATATAGATGTGGATGCGCCGGAGTGGCAAAGCTATATAGCCTTTATGATGCGTGATGTGAATGCCGCAGTTAAAAAGGCGAATGAGCGAAAAGAGAAAATCAGCAGCGCATTAAAAGGTTTAACAGTAGATGAGAGAGCTGTGTACGTCGCTATTGAAGCTGAGCTATTACCATTTAGTAAAGTCGCTAAAATGCTAGAGGTTTCGAAAAGCACGATACAGAGTTATTACAGTCGGGCTAAGCGAAAAATCCATGCAAATATTACGCATGGCACGCAGGAAAGTTTGTTTGATGATATTGCATAG